In Dromiciops gliroides isolate mDroGli1 chromosome 5, mDroGli1.pri, whole genome shotgun sequence, the following are encoded in one genomic region:
- the LOC122729304 gene encoding olfactory receptor 6C2-like, producing the protein MRNHTEITLFILRGLTDDPHLQVLLFIFLFLTYILSVTGNLTIITLTLVDPHLKTPMYFFLRNFSFLELSFTTVCIPKFLYNMSTGDYTVTYNECFTQLFFGILLGASEFFLLAVMSYDRYVAICKPLHYATIINNRVCNQLLLGCWLSGLTIIIPILSLGLELEFCDSNIIDHFVCDASPLLEITCSDTQFIDRMILGLAVLTLIFTLVLVVLSYAYIVKTILRFPSAEQRKKAFSTCSSHMIVVSMTYGTCIFIYVKPSAKEGVALNKVVSLLATSVAPVMNPFIYTLRNKQVIQAFRDTFNRIVLNSKL; encoded by the coding sequence ATGAGAAACCATACAGAGATAACATTATTCATTCTCCGGGGACTGACAGATGACCCACACCTGCAGGTTCTgctttttatctttctgtttctgaCCTACATACTGAGTGTAACTGGGAACTTGACCATCATCACTCTCACGTTGGTGGATCCCCACCTTAAAACCCCCATGTACTTTTTCCTGAGGAACTTTTCCTTCTTGGAATTGTCATTCACAACTGTCTGTATTCCCAAATTCCTTTACAACATGTCAACTGGGGACTACACTGTGACCTATAATGAATGTTTCACTCAGTTATTTTTTGGTATCCTCCTTGGGGCCTCAGAGTTTTTCCTCTTGGCTGTCATGTCTTATGACCGCTATGTAGCCATTTGCAAACCTTTGCACTATGCAACTATCATAAACAATAGGGTCTGTAACCAGCTCCTCCTGGGTTGCTGGTTGTCTGGGTTGACGATCATTATTCCCATACTTAGTTTGGGTCTTGAGctagaattctgtgattccaatATCATTGACCATTTTGTCTGTGATGCATCACCATTGCTGGAGATCACATGCTCCGATACACAGTTCATAGATAGAATGATTTTAGGTTTGGCTGTACTGACACTCATCTTCACCTTAGTGTTGGTGGTTCTGTCTTATGCCTATATTGTTAAGACTATTCTGAGATTTCCTTCAGCTGAGCAGAGGAAAAAAGCCTTCTCCACTTGTAGCTCCCACATGATTGTTGTCTCCATGACTTATGGAACCTGCATCTTCATCTATGTCAAACCTTCTGCAAAAGAAGGGGTGGCTTTGAACAAAGTTGTATCATTACTTGCAACTTCAGTGGCTCCAGTAATGAACCCCTTTATTTATACCCTGAGGAATAAACAAGTGATACAAGCTTTTAGGGACACATTCAACAGGATTGTATTGAATTCAAAATTATAA